From a single Nitrogeniibacter mangrovi genomic region:
- the soxB gene encoding thiosulfohydrolase SoxB translates to MSMNRREFLQMLAVAAAGGMTLHSDFVRAEKAAGTLYDMPGFGNVSLLHMTDCHAQLLPIYFREPDVNLGIGDMRGRAPHLVGDAFLTHFGVPAGGIEAHAYTYLDFEAAARTYGKVGGFAHLATLVKRMKASRPGALLLDGGDTWQGSGTALWTQAQDMVDAAKLLGVDVMTLHWEATYGAERVKEVEGKDFAGAIDIVAQNVKTTDFEDPVFKPYVIKRINGVPVAIVGQAFPYTPIANPRYFTPEWSFGIQDERMQEMVNEARAKGAQVVVVLSHNGMDVDLKMASQVTGIDVIFGGHTHDGMPKPSIVDNAGGKTLVTNAGSNGKFLGVMDLDVRDGKVRDFRYHLMPVFSNLLPADPDMAAYIDKVRAPFLDRLGEKLAVTEGLLYRRGNFNGSWDQLILDALMAEKDAEIAFSPGFRWGTTLLPGDTITMEQLLDQTAITYPFTTVTEMKGSMIKTVLEDVCDNLFNPDPYYQQGGDMVRVGGLQYGCDPTAAMGGRILDMTLNGKPIDADKTYKVAGWAPVSEAARDAAGEPVWDVVARYLRSHKTIAPRQLNMPSLKGMAGNPGMA, encoded by the coding sequence ATGAGCATGAATCGCCGAGAATTCCTGCAGATGCTGGCCGTTGCCGCGGCTGGCGGCATGACCCTGCACAGCGACTTCGTCCGCGCCGAGAAGGCCGCCGGCACGCTCTACGACATGCCCGGCTTCGGCAATGTCAGCCTGCTGCACATGACCGACTGCCATGCGCAGCTGTTACCCATCTATTTCCGCGAGCCCGACGTGAACCTCGGCATCGGCGACATGCGCGGCCGCGCCCCGCACCTGGTCGGCGACGCCTTCCTCACCCATTTCGGGGTGCCGGCTGGCGGCATCGAGGCGCACGCCTACACCTACCTCGATTTCGAGGCCGCCGCGCGCACCTACGGCAAGGTCGGCGGCTTCGCCCACCTGGCGACCCTGGTCAAGCGCATGAAGGCCAGCCGGCCCGGCGCGCTGCTGCTCGACGGCGGCGACACCTGGCAGGGCTCCGGCACCGCCCTGTGGACCCAGGCCCAGGACATGGTCGATGCCGCCAAGCTGCTCGGCGTGGACGTGATGACGCTGCACTGGGAGGCCACCTACGGGGCCGAGCGGGTCAAGGAGGTCGAGGGCAAGGACTTCGCCGGGGCCATCGACATCGTCGCCCAGAACGTGAAGACCACCGACTTCGAAGACCCGGTCTTCAAGCCTTATGTCATCAAGCGGATCAACGGCGTGCCGGTGGCCATCGTCGGCCAGGCCTTTCCCTACACCCCCATCGCCAACCCGCGCTACTTTACCCCCGAGTGGAGCTTCGGCATCCAGGACGAGCGCATGCAGGAGATGGTCAATGAGGCGCGCGCCAAGGGCGCCCAGGTCGTCGTCGTGCTCTCGCACAACGGCATGGACGTGGACCTGAAGATGGCCTCGCAGGTGACCGGCATCGACGTCATCTTCGGTGGCCACACCCACGACGGCATGCCCAAGCCGAGCATCGTCGACAACGCCGGCGGCAAGACCCTGGTGACCAATGCCGGCTCCAACGGCAAGTTCCTCGGCGTCATGGACCTGGACGTGCGCGACGGCAAGGTGCGCGACTTCCGCTACCACCTGATGCCGGTGTTCTCCAACCTGCTGCCGGCCGATCCGGACATGGCCGCCTACATCGACAAGGTGCGCGCCCCCTTCCTCGACCGGCTCGGCGAGAAGCTCGCCGTCACCGAAGGGCTGCTCTATCGGCGTGGCAACTTCAACGGGTCGTGGGACCAGCTCATCCTCGACGCGCTCATGGCCGAAAAGGACGCCGAGATCGCCTTCTCGCCCGGCTTCCGCTGGGGCACCACGCTGCTGCCGGGCGACACCATCACCATGGAGCAGCTGCTCGACCAGACCGCCATCACCTATCCGTTCACCACCGTCACCGAGATGAAGGGCAGCATGATCAAGACCGTGCTCGAAGACGTGTGCGACAACCTGTTCAATCCCGACCCGTACTACCAGCAGGGCGGGGACATGGTGCGCGTCGGGGGCCTGCAGTACGGCTGCGACCCCACCGCCGCCATGGGCGGGCGCATCCTCGACATGACCCTGAACGGCAAACCCATCGACGCCGACAAGACCTACAAGGTCGCCGGCTGGGCGCCGGTGTCCGAAGCGGCGCGCGATGCCGCCGGCGAGCCGGTCTGGGACGTGGTGGCCCGCTACCTGCGCAGCCACAAGACCATC
- the soxX gene encoding sulfur oxidation c-type cytochrome SoxX: MKLKLMMIAPLALAANLALADDTYVEFKQMMDQSFRSKGIADKHRLYQLDFQKECSGKTPDKARMAQIEAAQLASVKYPADGQYLGDWKKGEKIAISGRGLTWRDKADAVNGGGCYNCHQLSHHEIAFGTIGPSLLEYGKVRGASEDMVRYTWAKIWNAKAFNACSNMPRNGDSGLLTEAQIKDVMAYLFDPESPVNKP, translated from the coding sequence ATGAAACTGAAACTCATGATGATCGCGCCCCTGGCGCTCGCGGCGAATCTGGCCCTGGCCGATGACACCTATGTCGAGTTCAAGCAGATGATGGACCAGTCTTTCCGGTCGAAGGGGATCGCCGACAAGCACCGGCTCTACCAGCTCGACTTCCAGAAGGAATGTTCCGGCAAGACGCCCGACAAGGCGCGCATGGCCCAGATCGAGGCGGCGCAGCTCGCCTCGGTCAAGTATCCGGCCGACGGCCAGTACCTGGGCGACTGGAAGAAGGGCGAGAAGATCGCCATCTCCGGTCGCGGCCTGACCTGGCGAGACAAAGCCGATGCGGTCAACGGCGGCGGCTGCTACAACTGTCACCAGCTGAGCCACCACGAGATCGCCTTCGGCACCATCGGCCCCAGCCTGCTGGAGTACGGCAAGGTGCGCGGCGCCTCCGAGGACATGGTCAGGTACACCTGGGCCAAGATCTGGAACGCCAAGGCCTTCAACGCCTGCAGCAACATGCCCCGCAACGGGGATTCGGGGCTGCTGACCGAAGCCCAGATCAAGGACGTCATGGCCTATCTGTTCGACCCGGAGTCACCGGTCAACAAACCCTGA
- the soxA gene encoding sulfur oxidation c-type cytochrome SoxA, translating to MKKRLLCAALAGLSAVATGAWADANQDSLDEYRQMLADGNPSELWEMAGEELWTTARGPKNASLAQCDLGLGPGVVKGAYAQMPRYFKDTGKVQDLESRLMTCMDTLQGIPPEKFIKGKFGKDEMEKMEQIVAYVVGQSKGAKVRVDMHNPEMKRMYKLGEMAFFYRAGPMDFSCATCHGDDDKRIRMQNLPNLTTAKGAAAGWTTWPAYRVSNGQFWTMQHRLNDCYRQQRFPEPVYGSEVTQALSVYMAAKANGATMATPGIKR from the coding sequence ATGAAGAAGCGACTGCTGTGCGCCGCCCTTGCCGGCCTGTCTGCCGTGGCGACGGGCGCCTGGGCGGATGCCAATCAGGACAGCCTGGACGAATACCGCCAGATGCTGGCCGACGGCAATCCCTCGGAGCTTTGGGAAATGGCCGGAGAGGAGTTGTGGACCACCGCGCGTGGCCCCAAGAACGCCTCGCTGGCGCAATGTGACCTGGGGCTCGGCCCCGGCGTGGTCAAGGGCGCCTATGCCCAGATGCCGCGCTACTTCAAGGATACGGGCAAGGTTCAGGACCTCGAGAGCCGCCTGATGACCTGCATGGACACCTTGCAGGGCATCCCGCCCGAGAAGTTCATCAAGGGCAAGTTCGGCAAGGACGAGATGGAGAAGATGGAGCAGATCGTCGCCTACGTCGTCGGCCAGTCCAAAGGGGCGAAGGTCAGGGTCGACATGCACAATCCGGAGATGAAGCGCATGTACAAGCTCGGCGAGATGGCCTTCTTCTATCGCGCCGGCCCGATGGATTTCTCCTGCGCCACCTGCCACGGTGACGACGACAAGCGCATCCGCATGCAGAACCTGCCCAACCTCACCACCGCCAAGGGCGCGGCCGCGGGCTGGACCACCTGGCCCGCCTACCGCGTCTCCAACGGCCAGTTCTGGACCATGCAGCACCGCCTGAACGACTGCTATCGCCAGCAGCGTTTCCCCGAGCCGGTCTATGGCTCGGAAGTGACCCAGGCCCTGTCGGTATACATGGCGGCCAAGGCCAACGGGGCGACCATGGCCACCCCGGGCATCAAGCGTTGA
- the soxZ gene encoding thiosulfate oxidation carrier complex protein SoxZ, whose product MGNPMRIRATNEGGVTTVKVLMNHVMETGQRKGADGNKIPAHFITELTAKHNDKVVLAANFGPSVSKNPYLKFDFQGGAAGDKVSVAWVDNKGDSRTDEVVIK is encoded by the coding sequence ATGGGTAATCCGATGCGTATCCGCGCCACCAACGAAGGCGGCGTGACGACTGTGAAAGTGCTGATGAACCACGTGATGGAGACCGGCCAGCGCAAGGGCGCCGACGGCAACAAGATCCCGGCCCACTTCATCACCGAGCTGACTGCCAAGCACAACGACAAGGTCGTGCTGGCGGCCAACTTCGGCCCGTCGGTGTCGAAGAATCCGTACCTGAAGTTCGACTTCCAGGGCGGCGCCGCCGGTGACAAGGTGAGCGTGGCCTGGGTCGACAACAAGGGCGACAGCCGCACCGACGAAGTCGTCATCAAGTGA
- the soxY gene encoding thiosulfate oxidation carrier protein SoxY, with amino-acid sequence MNQSRREALKAGAGMGLFGVLVAAGLLKPEVARAEWNKVAFDAKSLDEALKALGASDAAESGDVVLTAADIAENGAVVPVAVSSKLPGAQQIAILVEKNPNTLAATFTLPEGTMADIQTRVKMGQTSNVFALVKAGDKFYMAKKEIKVTLGGCGG; translated from the coding sequence ATGAATCAATCACGTAGGGAAGCGCTCAAGGCCGGTGCCGGCATGGGCTTGTTCGGCGTGCTGGTCGCCGCCGGATTGCTGAAGCCGGAAGTGGCCCGCGCCGAATGGAACAAGGTGGCGTTCGACGCCAAGAGTCTGGACGAGGCGCTCAAGGCACTCGGTGCCTCGGATGCCGCCGAGAGCGGTGACGTGGTGCTGACCGCGGCGGACATCGCCGAAAACGGTGCCGTGGTGCCGGTGGCGGTGTCGAGCAAGCTCCCCGGGGCGCAGCAGATCGCGATCCTGGTCGAGAAGAACCCGAACACCCTGGCGGCCACCTTCACGCTGCCCGAGGGCACCATGGCCGACATCCAGACCCGGGTGAAGATGGGCCAGACCTCCAACGTGTTCGCGCTGGTCAAGGCGGGCGACAAGTTCTACATGGCCAAGAAGGAAATCAAGGTCACCCTCGGTGGATGTGGCGGCTGA
- a CDS encoding c-type cytochrome → MSRCSKSLLAAVLMAGTLNAQAFEGLGREATPDEVKAWDIDVRPDFKGLPKGRGTVDQGTTLWEEKCESCHGTFGESNEVFTPLVGGTTAEDIKTGHVLSLKTGSTPQRTTFMKVATISTLYDYIQRAMPWTSPKSLKPDEVYALLAYLLNLSNIVPADFELSDENIAEVQQRMPNRNGMTTDHGMWPGKGMGNGGIPDVKNTACMKNCKKAVEIASALPDYAADAHGNLADQNRLIGGVRGMQTGEAHAAAPAESAAPAGEALAKEKGCMACHGIAKGIVGPAYADVAAKYAGQADAEAQLVAKVKAGGKGVWGAVPMPPQGHVKDDEIQAIVRWILDGAKAQ, encoded by the coding sequence ATGTCCAGGTGCTCTAAGTCGCTGCTCGCCGCCGTGCTCATGGCCGGCACGCTCAATGCACAGGCGTTCGAAGGGCTCGGCCGCGAGGCGACGCCCGACGAGGTCAAGGCGTGGGACATCGATGTGCGTCCCGATTTCAAGGGGCTGCCCAAGGGGCGCGGCACCGTGGATCAGGGAACGACGCTGTGGGAGGAAAAATGCGAGAGCTGCCATGGCACCTTCGGGGAATCGAACGAGGTGTTCACGCCGCTGGTCGGCGGCACCACCGCCGAGGACATCAAGACCGGCCATGTGCTCTCGCTCAAGACCGGCTCGACCCCGCAGCGCACCACCTTCATGAAGGTGGCGACGATCTCGACCCTGTACGACTACATCCAGCGCGCCATGCCCTGGACCTCGCCCAAGTCGCTCAAGCCGGACGAGGTCTATGCGCTCCTGGCCTACCTGCTGAACCTGTCCAACATCGTGCCCGCCGACTTCGAGCTGTCGGACGAGAACATCGCCGAGGTGCAGCAGCGCATGCCCAACCGCAACGGCATGACCACCGATCACGGCATGTGGCCCGGCAAGGGGATGGGCAACGGGGGCATCCCCGATGTGAAAAATACGGCATGCATGAAAAACTGCAAGAAAGCCGTCGAGATCGCCTCCGCTCTGCCAGACTATGCTGCTGACGCGCACGGCAACCTGGCCGACCAGAATCGTCTGATCGGCGGCGTGCGCGGCATGCAGACCGGCGAGGCCCACGCGGCCGCACCGGCCGAGTCGGCGGCGCCGGCCGGCGAGGCGCTGGCCAAGGAGAAGGGCTGCATGGCCTGCCATGGCATCGCCAAGGGCATCGTCGGGCCGGCCTATGCCGATGTGGCCGCAAAGTACGCGGGGCAGGCGGATGCCGAGGCGCAGCTCGTGGCCAAGGTGAAGGCCGGTGGCAAGGGCGTCTGGGGCGCCGTGCCGATGCCGCCGCAGGGCCATGTGAAGGATGACGAGATACAGGCCATCGTGCGATGGATTCTGGATGGCGCGAAAGCGCAGTAA
- the soxC gene encoding sulfite dehydrogenase: protein MSHDDVRAGRIRRAPENFLTEAQIAEVGKGRREFLRKAFLTASAAVAAPAVAHAARGESAILELPPWSTSLGKPVAANPYGMPSKYESNLVRRESPGLTRVGGSSVAFAPLQGLFGIITPSGLHFERHHQGWQDVDPGKHRLMINGLVKKNMVFTMDDIMRLPSVSRIHFIECGANTGMEWGNVAVPTVQYSHGMLSCSEFTGVPLRELLEYCGADFKKGRYILAEGADGSSMTRTIPMELVESGEVLVAYGQNGEMLRPENGYPLRLVVPGVQGVSWVKWLRRIEVGDMPWATKDEAVHYIDLMPDGQHRQYTSTQEAKSVITSPSGGQVLLDKGFYNITGLAWSGRGKIKRVDVSTDGGINWRTARLETPVLSKALTRFNIDWNWDGKPCILQSRAMDETGYVQPGYGQLRAVRGKKSIYHNNAIQSWKVVENGEVSNVQVL from the coding sequence ATGTCCCATGATGACGTGCGGGCCGGTCGGATTCGACGTGCGCCCGAAAATTTTCTGACCGAGGCCCAGATCGCCGAAGTCGGCAAAGGAAGACGAGAATTCCTGCGCAAGGCCTTCCTGACGGCCAGCGCAGCGGTGGCCGCGCCGGCCGTCGCCCACGCGGCCCGGGGTGAGTCGGCCATTCTCGAGCTGCCGCCGTGGTCCACCTCGCTGGGCAAGCCGGTGGCGGCCAATCCCTACGGCATGCCGTCCAAGTACGAGAGCAACCTGGTGCGGCGCGAGTCGCCGGGGCTGACCCGCGTGGGGGGCTCGTCGGTGGCCTTCGCGCCGCTGCAGGGCCTGTTCGGCATCATCACGCCGTCGGGGCTGCACTTCGAGCGTCACCACCAGGGCTGGCAGGACGTGGATCCGGGCAAGCACCGCCTGATGATCAACGGCCTGGTGAAGAAGAACATGGTGTTCACCATGGACGACATCATGCGTCTGCCGTCCGTGTCGCGCATCCACTTCATCGAGTGCGGCGCCAACACCGGCATGGAATGGGGCAACGTGGCGGTGCCGACCGTGCAGTACTCCCACGGCATGTTGTCCTGCTCCGAATTCACCGGCGTGCCGCTGCGCGAACTGCTCGAGTACTGTGGCGCCGATTTCAAGAAAGGCCGCTACATCCTTGCCGAGGGCGCCGACGGCTCGTCCATGACCCGCACCATCCCCATGGAGCTGGTCGAGTCGGGCGAGGTGCTGGTCGCCTATGGCCAGAACGGCGAGATGCTGCGCCCCGAAAACGGCTACCCGTTGCGTCTGGTGGTGCCGGGCGTGCAGGGGGTGAGCTGGGTCAAGTGGCTGCGGCGCATCGAGGTGGGCGACATGCCCTGGGCCACCAAGGACGAGGCGGTGCACTACATCGACCTCATGCCCGATGGCCAGCACCGGCAATACACCTCGACCCAGGAGGCCAAGTCGGTGATCACCAGCCCCTCCGGCGGTCAGGTGCTGCTCGACAAGGGCTTCTACAACATCACCGGCCTGGCCTGGTCCGGTCGCGGCAAGATCAAGCGCGTGGACGTGTCCACCGACGGCGGCATCAACTGGCGCACCGCACGCCTCGAGACGCCGGTGCTGTCCAAGGCCCTGACCCGCTTCAACATCGACTGGAACTGGGATGGCAAGCCCTGCATCCTGCAGTCGCGCGCGATGGACGAGACCGGTTACGTGCAGCCGGGTTATGGCCAGCTGCGCGCCGTACGCGGCAAGAAGTCGATCTACCACAACAACGCCATCCAGTCGTGGAAGGTGGTCGAAAACGGGGAGGTGAGCAATGTCCAGGTGCTCTAA
- a CDS encoding ArsR/SmtB family transcription factor has translation MDALGKVFEQVAGYFSLLSEPTRLKILHRLCGGACSVNDLAEATGLTQANTSRHLNLLYRAGVVDRDREGAQVFYRIVDPNLVGMCRPVCLAIAGREDLPEEERLALMRLVQDEKRT, from the coding sequence ATGGATGCACTGGGGAAAGTGTTCGAGCAAGTTGCCGGCTACTTCAGTCTCCTGTCCGAACCCACGCGTTTGAAGATTCTGCACCGGTTGTGCGGTGGTGCCTGCTCGGTCAATGACCTGGCGGAAGCGACCGGCCTGACCCAGGCCAACACCTCGAGACACCTGAACCTGCTCTACCGGGCAGGGGTGGTGGACCGGGACCGCGAGGGGGCGCAGGTGTTCTACCGGATCGTCGATCCGAATCTGGTCGGCATGTGCCGGCCGGTGTGCCTGGCGATTGCCGGGCGCGAAGATCTGCCCGAGGAAGAACGCCTGGCGCTCATGCGGCTGGTGCAAGACGAAAAACGGACCTGA
- a CDS encoding c-type cytochrome, whose protein sequence is MRLTDLLIAAALASASLGSQAQDPDLARDLAATCANCHGTNGHALGDAKKLAGQPQAKLLKKLDEFISGDKPATIMNQIAKGYTREQLELITGYFAAQKTGE, encoded by the coding sequence GTGAGACTCACCGATCTGCTCATTGCCGCCGCGCTGGCCAGCGCCTCGTTGGGGAGCCAGGCCCAGGACCCCGATCTGGCACGCGACCTCGCCGCCACCTGCGCCAACTGCCATGGCACCAACGGCCACGCCCTCGGCGACGCCAAGAAACTCGCGGGCCAGCCGCAGGCGAAGCTGCTGAAGAAGCTCGATGAATTCATCTCCGGCGACAAGCCGGCGACGATCATGAACCAGATCGCCAAGGGCTACACCCGCGAGCAGCTCGAGCTCATCACCGGCTATTTCGCAGCGCAAAAAACGGGGGAATGA
- a CDS encoding NAD(P)/FAD-dependent oxidoreductase, translating to MTNRRDFLKAATAAASVAAPFPALAKSMKRLGHVVVVGGGYGGATAAKYLRLWSDGAVEVTLVERNPAFVSCPMSNLVIGGLKQMADITVGYDNLARVHGVKVVHDTVSAIDPGARKLTLAGGTTLGYDRLVLAPGIDFMLDRVEGLAGHVDTIPHAWKAGEQTVILRKQLEAMADGGVFAIHIPKAPYRCPPGPYERACLVAAYFKQHKPRSKVIVLDANDDIQSKKALFRKAWETHYKDILEYRPNNTLLEVDVASRSAIMDFETVKADVLNVIPPQRAGAVAGMIGSDLINGRWINVDWLTMEVHDVPRVHVVGDAAFPAPTMPKSGHMANQQAKVAAAAIIRLLEGRPPNPAPVVMNTCYSYVDPKNAVHVASVHQYDAEKRTFLPVHGAGGLSPAANQLEAKTAQSWAQNIWADMLA from the coding sequence ATGACCAATCGACGCGATTTTCTCAAGGCCGCCACGGCCGCCGCCTCGGTGGCCGCCCCCTTCCCCGCCCTCGCGAAATCCATGAAGCGGCTGGGCCATGTGGTGGTGGTCGGTGGCGGCTACGGCGGCGCCACGGCGGCCAAGTATCTGCGCCTGTGGAGCGACGGCGCGGTCGAGGTCACGCTCGTGGAACGCAATCCGGCCTTCGTCTCCTGCCCCATGTCGAACCTGGTGATCGGCGGCCTCAAGCAGATGGCGGACATCACCGTCGGCTACGACAATCTGGCCAGGGTCCATGGCGTGAAGGTGGTGCACGACACCGTGAGCGCCATCGATCCGGGCGCACGCAAGCTCACCCTCGCCGGCGGCACCACCCTCGGCTACGACCGCCTCGTGCTCGCCCCCGGCATCGACTTCATGCTCGACCGCGTCGAGGGCCTGGCCGGTCATGTGGACACCATCCCCCATGCCTGGAAGGCCGGCGAGCAGACGGTGATCCTGCGCAAGCAGCTCGAGGCCATGGCCGATGGCGGCGTGTTCGCCATCCACATCCCCAAGGCACCCTATCGCTGCCCCCCGGGCCCCTACGAACGCGCCTGCCTGGTGGCCGCGTACTTCAAGCAGCACAAGCCCCGATCGAAAGTGATCGTGCTCGACGCCAACGATGACATCCAGTCCAAGAAAGCCCTGTTCCGCAAGGCCTGGGAGACCCACTACAAGGACATCCTCGAGTACCGGCCGAACAACACCCTGCTGGAGGTGGATGTGGCTTCCCGCTCCGCCATCATGGACTTCGAGACCGTCAAGGCGGACGTGCTCAACGTGATTCCGCCGCAGCGCGCCGGGGCCGTCGCCGGCATGATCGGCTCGGACCTGATCAACGGCCGCTGGATCAACGTGGACTGGCTGACCATGGAAGTCCACGACGTGCCCAGGGTGCACGTGGTCGGCGACGCCGCCTTTCCGGCCCCGACCATGCCCAAGTCCGGCCACATGGCCAACCAGCAGGCCAAGGTCGCCGCGGCGGCCATCATCCGCCTGCTCGAAGGCCGGCCGCCCAATCCGGCGCCGGTGGTGATGAACACCTGCTACAGCTACGTCGATCCGAAGAACGCGGTGCATGTGGCTTCGGTGCATCAGTACGACGCCGAGAAGCGCACCTTCCTCCCCGTCCATGGCGCCGGCGGGCTGTCGCCAGCGGCCAACCAGCTCGAGGCCAAGACCGCGCAGTCCTGGGCGCAGAACATCTGGGCCGACATGCTCGCCTGA
- a CDS encoding c-type cytochrome, translated as MAGISRWVGTAALALAGVAAAEPMPQVDLARAEQIVSGQCFLCHGQNGESTSALFPRLAGQHYQYIAKQLADFKSGRRQSDTMNDMAADLSPAEMLALGVYFEQKPAQSSPATDAALVAVGRYIFLRGNEFSGVAPCASCHGAQGHGTAQLPRLAGQIPRYLEKQLQSFNARQRTNDNAVMHAIASKLTALERHAVAAYISTLD; from the coding sequence ATGGCAGGTATATCGAGATGGGTCGGGACGGCAGCCCTGGCGCTGGCCGGGGTGGCGGCGGCCGAGCCGATGCCGCAGGTGGATCTCGCTCGTGCCGAACAGATCGTGTCAGGCCAGTGCTTCCTGTGCCACGGCCAGAACGGCGAGAGCACCTCGGCGCTGTTTCCGCGGCTGGCCGGTCAGCACTATCAATACATTGCCAAGCAACTGGCCGACTTCAAGTCGGGCCGGCGCCAGAGCGACACCATGAACGACATGGCGGCCGATCTGAGCCCGGCCGAGATGCTGGCGCTGGGTGTGTATTTCGAGCAGAAGCCGGCGCAGTCGAGTCCGGCCACCGACGCAGCGCTGGTGGCGGTGGGGCGTTACATCTTCCTCCGCGGCAATGAATTTTCCGGCGTGGCGCCGTGTGCCTCCTGTCACGGGGCGCAAGGCCACGGCACGGCGCAGCTGCCGCGTCTGGCCGGGCAGATTCCCCGTTACCTCGAAAAGCAGCTCCAGTCCTTCAACGCGCGTCAGCGCACCAACGACAACGCGGTGATGCATGCGATCGCCTCGAAGCTGACGGCGCTGGAGCGACACGCCGTGGCCGCCTACATCAGCACCCTCGACTGA
- a CDS encoding NUDIX hydrolase codes for MSTAARVTGAGIPTGVHVIFEHEGRILLMRRANTGFFDGLYSLPGGHVEAGESVLMAAVREMAEELAVHVEPDRLATVGVVHRRSDTNRIDFFLRAERWTGTPRRAEPDKCDDLAWFSRDALPVATVAYVREALARTGEGPWIVETGWPGCQITI; via the coding sequence ATGTCCACTGCCGCGAGGGTGACCGGCGCCGGCATCCCGACCGGGGTGCATGTGATCTTCGAGCACGAGGGCCGCATCCTGCTCATGCGCCGGGCGAACACCGGTTTTTTCGACGGCCTGTACAGCCTGCCGGGCGGGCATGTGGAGGCGGGCGAGTCGGTGCTCATGGCGGCGGTGCGGGAAATGGCCGAGGAACTCGCGGTCCATGTCGAACCGGATCGGCTCGCCACGGTCGGCGTGGTCCATCGACGATCCGACACCAATCGCATCGATTTCTTCCTGCGTGCCGAGCGCTGGACCGGCACGCCCCGGCGCGCCGAGCCGGACAAATGCGACGACCTGGCCTGGTTTTCCCGTGACGCCCTGCCGGTGGCCACGGTGGCCTATGTGCGCGAGGCGCTGGCGCGGACGGGCGAGGGGCCGTGGATCGTCGAGACGGGCTGGCCCGGTTGCCAGATAACGATCTGA
- the dut gene encoding dUTP diphosphatase, whose translation MHQIDVILLDERLKRQPPHYATEGAAGLDLRACIESPVILQPGETHLVPTGLAIHLADPGLAAMILPRSGLGHKHGIVLGNLVGLIDSDYQGQIFVSVWNRGHAKFEIEPMERIAQLVVVPVLQVGFNVVDRFDASARGDGGFGSTGKG comes from the coding sequence ATGCATCAAATCGACGTCATCCTGCTCGACGAACGCCTCAAGCGACAGCCGCCGCACTATGCCACCGAAGGCGCCGCCGGGCTCGACCTGCGCGCGTGCATCGAATCTCCGGTGATCCTCCAGCCCGGCGAGACCCACCTGGTGCCGACCGGGCTGGCGATTCACCTGGCCGATCCCGGTCTGGCGGCGATGATCCTGCCGCGCTCCGGTCTGGGCCACAAGCACGGCATCGTGCTGGGCAACCTGGTCGGGTTGATCGATTCCGACTACCAGGGCCAGATCTTCGTGTCGGTGTGGAACCGGGGACACGCCAAGTTCGAGATCGAGCCGATGGAGCGCATCGCCCAGCTGGTGGTGGTGCCGGTGCTGCAGGTCGGCTTCAACGTGGTGGACCGCTTCGACGCATCCGCGCGGGGCGACGGCGGTTTCGGCAGCACCGGCAAGGGCTAG